One window from the genome of Deltaproteobacteria bacterium encodes:
- a CDS encoding NAD-dependent succinate-semialdehyde dehydrogenase → MKLSDPKLFLEACWIDGAPAQAASGARFDVRDPATRSRIGAVPQLASAEVERAIAAAERALPAWRAKSAKERAAILRRWADLMLEHREDLALLMTSEQGKPLAEARGEIAYAASFLEWFGEEAKRAYGETIPSPFPGSRIVVVPEPIGVCAVITPWNFPAAMLARKVAPALAAGCTVVAKPAEATPFSALALAVLSERAGLPAGVLNVVTGVPAEVGGVLTSSPGVRALSFTGSTATGKLLLAQCAGTVKRVSLELGGNAPFLVFDDAELDAAVEGAIASKFRNTGQTCVCANRFYVQAGIYDAFAAKLAERVRALKVGDGREDGVAQGPLITDAALAKVERHVADATQRGARVVCGGRRHARGGTYYEPTVLRDVPPTVELASEETFGPVAALFRFEREEEALRLANASEYGLAAYVFTRDLARAWRVAGALEAGMVAVNAGILSTEVAPFGGVKQSGLGREGGRHGLHEFTEWKYVLMGGLA, encoded by the coding sequence GTGAAGCTCTCGGACCCGAAGCTGTTTCTCGAGGCGTGCTGGATCGACGGCGCGCCCGCGCAGGCCGCGAGCGGTGCGCGTTTCGACGTGCGCGATCCGGCGACGCGCTCGCGGATCGGTGCGGTTCCGCAGCTCGCATCCGCCGAGGTCGAGCGCGCAATCGCGGCGGCGGAGCGGGCGCTTCCTGCGTGGCGAGCCAAGTCCGCGAAAGAGCGCGCGGCGATCCTGCGCCGCTGGGCGGACCTGATGCTCGAGCATCGCGAGGATCTCGCGCTGCTGATGACGAGCGAGCAGGGCAAGCCGCTCGCCGAGGCGCGCGGCGAGATCGCCTATGCCGCGTCGTTTCTCGAGTGGTTCGGCGAAGAGGCGAAGCGCGCTTACGGCGAGACGATCCCGAGCCCGTTCCCCGGCTCGCGCATCGTCGTGGTGCCCGAGCCGATCGGCGTGTGCGCGGTGATCACGCCGTGGAACTTCCCCGCCGCGATGCTCGCGCGAAAAGTCGCGCCTGCGCTCGCGGCGGGCTGCACGGTCGTCGCGAAACCCGCCGAGGCGACGCCGTTCTCCGCGCTCGCGCTCGCCGTGCTCTCGGAGCGCGCGGGCCTGCCGGCGGGCGTGCTGAACGTCGTCACGGGAGTCCCTGCCGAAGTCGGCGGCGTGCTGACGTCGAGCCCTGGGGTTCGGGCGCTGTCGTTCACCGGCTCTACCGCCACGGGCAAGCTGCTGCTCGCACAGTGCGCGGGCACGGTGAAGCGCGTCTCGCTCGAGCTCGGCGGCAACGCGCCGTTCCTCGTGTTCGACGACGCCGAGCTCGACGCCGCAGTCGAAGGTGCGATCGCCTCGAAGTTCCGCAACACGGGCCAGACCTGCGTGTGCGCGAATCGCTTCTACGTGCAGGCCGGCATCTACGACGCGTTCGCCGCGAAGCTCGCGGAGCGCGTGCGCGCACTGAAGGTGGGCGACGGCCGCGAGGACGGCGTGGCGCAAGGGCCACTGATTACGGACGCGGCACTCGCCAAGGTGGAGCGACACGTGGCGGACGCGACGCAGCGCGGTGCGCGCGTCGTGTGCGGCGGCAGGCGCCACGCGCGCGGCGGCACCTACTACGAGCCCACCGTGCTGCGCGACGTGCCGCCCACGGTGGAGCTCGCGAGCGAGGAAACCTTCGGCCCCGTCGCGGCGCTGTTCCGCTTCGAGCGCGAGGAGGAAGCGCTGCGCCTCGCCAACGCGAGCGAGTACGGCCTCGCGGCCTACGTCTTCACGCGCGATCTCGCGCGCGCCTGGCGCGTCGCCGGCGCGCTCGAAGCCGGCATGGTCGCGGTCAACGCCGGCATTCTCTCGACCGAGGTCGCGCCCTTCGGCGGTGTGAAGCAGTCCGGCCTCGGTCGCGAGGGCGGAAGGCACGGCCTCCACGAGTTCACCGAGTGGAAGTACGTGCTGATGGGCGGGCTCGCGTGA
- a CDS encoding DNA internalization-related competence protein ComEC/Rec2 — MGGARHRAPALGLGAPPALAAGAAWAIALALLSRAPCLTARFDARRLALALALIAAAAYALLAGLATPALRSLAMLACLAAAVALRRASSSAHALSVAALLVLVAEPAALFAPGAQFSFAATAALVLGAATHGERARSRAARGIATTLSTTALATLATAPIAALHFGAAPPLAGVANLAAVPLTGFVLMPAAFLASAAAFAGDAALASFAISGCAALAERALDAALAVASLAPRVAPQPPHALALACALAALALGMHTRRLAVRLACALAAQAALAYAPAPAIAPPAPRIVFLDVGHGDATLVQARGFSLLVDAGGASPDGWDAGASIVVPALAALGVRELDALAVSHADLDHRGGAPSVLDTFRCRELWLPHGARAEPGFAALAARARKRGVRVRERGLGDAPIVRAGVRVAPLWPPRDAARLGDNDRSLVLRVELAGLSALLLGDLEARGEERLLASGARLRADVLKLAHHGSRSSTTHGLLDAVQPRLAIASAPLAGRFGWPHASVRERVAARGARLAWTGRDGALLVSAGARCMRAWRDSAEACRALAVPP; from the coding sequence CGTGGGCGATCGCGCTCGCGCTGCTCTCGCGCGCGCCGTGCCTGACGGCTCGCTTCGACGCGCGGCGCCTCGCCCTCGCTCTCGCGCTGATCGCGGCCGCTGCCTACGCGCTGCTCGCCGGGCTCGCGACGCCCGCGCTGCGCTCGCTCGCGATGCTCGCCTGCCTCGCGGCCGCGGTGGCGCTGCGCCGCGCGAGCTCGAGCGCACACGCGCTCAGCGTCGCGGCGCTGCTGGTGCTGGTTGCGGAGCCCGCGGCGCTGTTTGCACCCGGCGCGCAGTTCTCCTTCGCCGCCACGGCTGCGCTCGTGCTCGGCGCGGCGACGCACGGAGAGCGCGCGCGTTCACGCGCCGCGCGAGGAATCGCGACGACGCTGTCGACCACCGCGCTGGCGACGCTCGCGACAGCGCCGATCGCTGCGCTCCACTTCGGCGCCGCGCCGCCCCTGGCGGGGGTCGCGAACCTCGCGGCGGTTCCGCTCACCGGTTTCGTGCTCATGCCCGCAGCGTTTCTGGCGTCGGCCGCGGCGTTCGCTGGAGATGCTGCGCTCGCGAGCTTCGCGATCTCCGGCTGCGCGGCGCTCGCGGAGCGCGCGCTCGACGCCGCGCTCGCCGTCGCGTCGCTCGCGCCTCGCGTTGCTCCGCAGCCTCCGCACGCCCTCGCGCTTGCGTGTGCCCTGGCTGCGCTCGCGCTCGGCATGCACACGCGCAGGCTGGCGGTGCGCCTCGCGTGCGCGCTCGCGGCGCAGGCGGCGCTCGCCTACGCACCCGCGCCCGCGATCGCTCCGCCCGCGCCACGCATCGTGTTCCTGGATGTCGGCCACGGCGATGCAACGCTCGTGCAAGCGCGCGGCTTTTCCTTGCTGGTGGACGCCGGCGGCGCATCTCCGGATGGCTGGGACGCGGGTGCGAGCATCGTCGTGCCCGCGCTCGCGGCGCTCGGCGTGCGTGAGCTCGACGCGCTGGCCGTCAGCCACGCCGACCTCGACCATCGCGGCGGCGCGCCGAGCGTGCTCGACACATTTCGGTGTCGCGAGCTCTGGCTGCCCCACGGCGCGCGCGCGGAGCCGGGCTTCGCCGCGCTCGCGGCCCGCGCGCGCAAACGAGGCGTGCGCGTGCGCGAGCGCGGCCTCGGCGACGCGCCGATCGTGCGCGCCGGCGTGCGCGTCGCGCCGCTGTGGCCACCGCGCGACGCCGCGCGGCTCGGGGACAACGACCGTTCGCTCGTGCTGCGCGTCGAGCTAGCCGGCCTCAGCGCGCTGCTCCTCGGCGATCTCGAAGCTCGCGGCGAGGAGCGCCTGCTCGCGAGCGGCGCGCGGCTGCGCGCAGACGTGCTGAAGCTCGCGCATCACGGCAGCCGCTCGTCCACCACGCACGGGCTTCTCGACGCCGTGCAGCCGCGGCTCGCGATCGCCTCTGCGCCGCTCGCGGGACGCTTCGGCTGGCCGCACGCGAGCGTGCGCGAACGAGTGGCTGCGCGCGGAGCGCGGCTCGCCTGGACGGGTCGCGACGGTGCGCTGCTGGTGAGCGCGGGCGCGCGGTGCATGCGCGCGTGGCGTGATTCCGCCGAAGCGTGTCGCGCGCTCGCCGTCCCGCCGTAG